The DNA segment CCAGCAGCGGCGGATCATCCGGTGGAATCAGTGCTGGCTCGTCCGGTGGAATCAGCGCTGGCTCGTCCGGTGGCAGCAGCGGTGGCGGCCGCGTGGGACCGATTCGACGCCTGATCGCCAAACTGCATGCTCGCAAAGCAGCCCACAGCAGTGGATCATCGGGTGGATCGTCCGGCGGCGTGACATACGCAAGCTACTCGGGATCATCTTCTGGTGGATCATCGGGCGGCAGCAGCGGCGGCCAATCGTCGTACAGCGCCTATGCCAGCCCAGTCGTTCATTCAGTTTCGTTGGGCGAATCTGCATACGAGTCGTCGACGATCCAGTCGTCGTACGAATCGTACACTCCCATGAGTGAAACGATTATCGATAGCGGCAGCTACATGGGTGAGACAATCATCGACGGTGGCAGCACCTTTGATTCGGCTCCGATCGAAGGATCGTCGATCCAAAGTGCACCGATCAGCACCGACACGATCATCGATTCGGTTCGCTACGAATCGGCCAAGCCTGCGATTGAATCCGATTCGGCTGTCTTGACCGTTGCCGTTCCTGGTGATGCAGTCGTGACCGTCAACGGACATCCAACCAAAAGCGATGGAAACGTTCGCCAGTTCATGTCGCGTGGCTTGAAAGAAGGCTTCGTTTACACCTACGTCGTCAACGTGACCTACGAAGTCGCTGGCGAAGAGAAGACGGACACCAAGTCCGTCAAACTGCGTCCTGGTGACGCCGAAACGGTCGAGTTCGACATCCCAGAAACCGCAGCAGCGAACGAAAACGACATCGCAGCAGCTCAGCAAGATGTCATCACCGTCGTCAAGTTGCACGTGCCAGTCAACGCCGAAGTATCGTTGGCCGGAAACGCAACTAACGGCGAAGGCACGCTTCGAACGTTCCGCACGAAGCAACTGAAGGCTGGCGAACAGTGGACCAACTACACGGTCCGCGTCACCACCGAAGTTGCCGGCCAAAAGGTCAGCAAAGAACGAACTGTCAATGTTGAAGCCGGATCAACCACCGAGTTGACCTTCGACTTCAACGACGATTCCATCGCTAGTCGCTAAACAGTACAGCGAGACAAGTTCATCGATGAAGCCGCGTTCCTGCTAGGAACGCGGCTTTTTTCGTGGAAAATCGCAAGAACTCAAAGCCGAGAGAATTTAATCGATTGTGATGACGATTCGACCAGTAACTGTTTTTCTGACATTTCACAAGGATCGACACAGCGAGCAAGCATCCCGACTGTACAACGCAAAGCATCGAAGTACGCTGATGATGAGGGTCAGCGCCCCTGATCCATTCGGCCCGACCCGACTCATCCGACCCATCCGATTCGACCCATTCGATTCTCCATGACGCCTCGCCCGTCGATCGCTCTGACGCCCCGAAGTCGTTTCTTTCTGAGCGTACTTTTGATTGGGCACCTGTTAGCCATCTTTTTACCGCCGCTTTCATTCCAAGCTCGCGGGTCGCTCGGAATGTCGCCGATCATCGACTCGGCAATCGCGCCATTTCACGGATATAGCCAAGCGATTTACGCGGATCGCGGATACGCATTCTTTGCCCCCGACCCGGGCCCCAGCCACTTGTTCCAAGCGGCGATCACGTCGAAGGACGGCACTCGCATCGAGCGAATGTTCCCCAATCTTGACGACCAACGTCCTCGGTTGATGTACCACCGGCATTTCATGCTGGCCGAATTTCTGAACGAGATTTACTATCCGCCTGGGCCACCACCAGGCCTGGCCGAACTTGATCGTGAAGAAGCCGAAAACTGGGTCCTTAACCGAGCCCGCTACGAGCACATTCGCCAGTCGATAGTCGACCATCTGAAGAAACAGTACCCAGGCCAAGATGTCGCCATTCGGCGAATCGAACACTTGATCCCCGACCTGATCGGTTACCGCGAATCGCCCGTTCCAATCGACGATCCCGGATCCTATCGCGTGATGCTGGACACCCCAATTGAATTGCCAGGCCAAAACCAAGTCGGTGATTTGGTCGCGCCCAACCGGCCACCCGAAACGATTCCAGCACCAACAGGATCCGAACAAACAGACTCACTCGAGGACGACAAAGCGGAGAAAACAAACGAAGGGAAGTCTGACGACAAATCCGACGCGACCACGGACGAGGTAGCCTCGTGAATGATTCTTCGACTAGCGCCAAGACGCCAACATCCGAACACTTGTCGCCGCTCGGCACTTTGATTGCCGCTTCGAAGTCTTGGGCGACCAGCGTCATCACAGCCTGGGATCG comes from the Rubripirellula reticaptiva genome and includes:
- a CDS encoding TIGR03000 domain-containing protein encodes the protein MKCSQILSVAAAAAITLGSTTAVDAGGSWGGSSGGGYASSGGGSASSGGGHMGLFARIKARHASNGSSGGSSGGSSGGSASSYSVSYSGSSSGGSSGGISAGSSGGISAGSSGGSSGGGRVGPIRRLIAKLHARKAAHSSGSSGGSSGGVTYASYSGSSSGGSSGGSSGGQSSYSAYASPVVHSVSLGESAYESSTIQSSYESYTPMSETIIDSGSYMGETIIDGGSTFDSAPIEGSSIQSAPISTDTIIDSVRYESAKPAIESDSAVLTVAVPGDAVVTVNGHPTKSDGNVRQFMSRGLKEGFVYTYVVNVTYEVAGEEKTDTKSVKLRPGDAETVEFDIPETAAANENDIAAAQQDVITVVKLHVPVNAEVSLAGNATNGEGTLRTFRTKQLKAGEQWTNYTVRVTTEVAGQKVSKERTVNVEAGSTTELTFDFNDDSIASR